From a region of the Streptomyces caniferus genome:
- a CDS encoding DinB family protein, which translates to MPPSRNRPPFDADERTQLLGWLDMQRAIIRWKCEGLSETDAHRAVLPSSPLMSMAGLVSHLRWAENLWFEVVLLGRPAVGPQFDAEVEDADMRVDGIPLSQLLAEYDRQCAVSDEIIAAHSLDDVGKHPDFPVSAASLRWIMFHMIEETARHAGHMDAIRELVDGEKGYY; encoded by the coding sequence ATGCCGCCTTCTCGTAATCGCCCTCCTTTCGACGCCGACGAGCGGACCCAGCTTCTCGGGTGGCTCGACATGCAGCGTGCGATCATCCGCTGGAAATGCGAGGGGCTGTCGGAGACCGACGCCCACCGCGCCGTCCTGCCGAGTTCACCCCTGATGTCGATGGCGGGGCTCGTCTCCCACCTCCGTTGGGCCGAGAACCTCTGGTTCGAGGTCGTCCTCCTCGGCCGGCCCGCCGTAGGACCGCAGTTCGACGCAGAGGTCGAGGACGCCGACATGAGGGTCGACGGCATTCCACTCTCCCAGCTCCTTGCCGAATATGACCGGCAATGCGCCGTGTCGGACGAGATCATCGCTGCCCATTCGCTCGATGACGTCGGCAAACACCCCGACTTCCCCGTCTCTGCCGCGAGCCTGCGGTGGATCATGTTCCACATGATCGAGGAAACCGCCCGCCACGCGGGGCATATGGATGCCATCCGGGAGCTTGTCGATGGCGAAAAGGGTTACTACTGA